The DNA window CCCGCTTTCCCGCGCTCCGCCCTGGGCTCCCTCCCGATCCCGTCCGTCCCTGGGCTCCCTCCACGCGGTCCCTGGCGCTCTGGAGGTGCTCACCCCCCCGCCCCGCACCCCTGACCGCCTTGCATCCTGTGTCTGGCCAGGCTCCACTCGCAAACTCTACGAGAAGAAAATCTTCGAATACGAGACCCAGAGGCGGAGGCTGTCGCCCCCCAACTCGTCCTCTTCATTCTATCGCTTTTCAGGTGAGGCTCCCCGCCTGCGCCCGACACAGGACTTGGGAGACTGGGGTCGTGAGCGTGTGGTGGGGTCactggggagaagggaaggaagtccGGTGGGCAAATGATTCTTTCTacgctccctccccccacacaccctgAATTCAGACTTGGATTCAGCATCCGTGGACTCAGATATGTACGATCTCCCCAAGAAAGAAGATGCCTTACTTTACCAGACCAAGGGTAAGGCAAATGTGGGTGGGGACCCGGACACCTTTAACCCCTCCGTCATCAGGGACTCTGGTACAGAGAGAACCTGAAACCTCAACCCTTGTTCCTAGTTCCCGGTGGCCCTTTCTCAGAAGAAAAATACTGGTatagctccccctcccccaggcttcGGCCATTGGGCCAAGTGGGGAGCACTACTTCCCAGTTTACCACTGCACCCCCCCTTCCAAGGTTATAATGATGACTACTATGAAGAGAGTTACTTGACCACCAGGACTTATGGAGAGCCAGAGTCTGTGGGCATGTCCAAAGGTTTCCGCCAGCCAGTGACTTCACTGTCAGATGCTGACACCTTCCATCATCAGGTGAGCTGGTTTGCAGGCACATCTTGGATGCAGCCTGAGTGGATCCTAGCCAGGGTTAGATAAATGCAGGGAGCTTACTGGATGCAAAGGGTGGTTCCTGGGCCTCCAGGGAGGATTAGAGTCAGCATACAGTTTTTGGGGCCACCAAGACAATTAGATTCAGGGGGCCTgggaagatgcttgcttgcaatgtctgcctTCCTCAGGGTTAATTCCTAAGCCATGCACCATGTGAGTGAGACATAAAACAGTGGTGCAAGTGTTTGGCTTTCGAtcgcagtagcaagaggccctggtgtgccatacatccaaatacacaaataaaaacaatgttttaCAAACAAACATTTAGAGTGTGGATATGTACTTCGGTGGAAATGAGCATTTGCCcatggttccatccccagcacccacaaaaagaaaattttgattACAGCATGTGGTTTTTCTCAGAAGCCTAGGGCAGAAAGAAGGGTGATGGCACAGAGGCAGTTGGAACAGTCACTAAATGGTAAGGCCCCacataaaaaaaaggccaagagggctgaagagatggcttagcagttacggcatttgcctgcaaagccaaaggatcccagtttgattctccaggacccatgtaagccaggtgcacaaggtggtgcatgcatctggaggtcatttgcagtggctggaggcccaggcatgcccattctctccctctttttctctttctttgcctctttcttgctatcaaataagtaaaatatattaaaaagaaaaaagctaagaACCCAGAATGGTTCTGGAGGAGACAAGGGTGTGACCTTTAAGGTGTGGTCAGAATGAGCTGTCCAGGGACATTTGTAAAAAAGGATATGGCAGGTCCATGCTGCTGATCCTGCAAGCCGGTCTCTAACCCCAACACTCCTGCAGGTGCGTGATGAcactcttttctcttcttctgaaGAGGAGGGCAAAGATAGGTGAgtaatgggaaggggtagggaTGGGGCAGGTTCTGGCCCAGACTCTCCTGCCCATCTGCTCCCTTCTTTTGTCACAGGGAACGCCCTATGTATGGCAGAGACAGTACCTACCAGAGCATCGCCCACTTCCGCCCCATCTCCAATGTCTCCAGGAGCTCCCTGGGCTTGCCCTATTATCCTACATCCTCTACTTCTTCTGTGTCCTCTTCATCTTCTCCCTCTTCGTGGCTCACTCGCCGTGCCATCCGGCCAGAAAAGCAGACACCTGTTGCTGGTCTGGGCCAGGATCGCCAGGTCCCACTCTGGGGCCAGCTGCTGCTTTTCCTGGTCTTTGCTGCTTTTCTGCTCTTTGTTTACTACTCCATGCAGGCTGAAGAAGGCAACCCCTTCTGGATGGATCCCTGAGAGTACTGGCTTCAGAGCCAGATCTTCTTGGGGAGTTGTGGCTGATTGCCTTAGCAGTGTttgctgggggtgggtgggtggggagttTTCTGTGTGTTCTGTGTAGGGGATGCAGGGCCTAGCCCAAGGCAGTGCTTGCATCCCACCTTGTCCTGCCCAGGAGGCAGCAGACTCTGGCCCTCcacagctggggaggcccaggtatgccctCCTCTGGAACCTCCTCCTAGCCTGCTTGCCTCTGACCTTTAGGGCCCAGGAGGGCAAGACCTCACTCCTTTAGAGGAGAACATGGCTGTTGTTGTTGTCGTGCATGCCTTATTGtcaactttttttgggggggggaatagCCAAAGGATACCCTGACTTTGTTTTCGTGGACACAATAAAAAacgtttatttttactttgttggCTCTTCCTGCCAGGGTAAAAGGGTGCTGTCATAGCACAGGGGCTCAGTCTTGAGTCTCAGTGATCACTTGTGGCTTTGCCTGAATGTGCATTTTTGCTTTTGGACTTGAGGAGATGATCAGATGCTATCCATACATAAGTtagtgttttggattttttttccctggaCTCATTCCCTGAAGCACTTAcaactacaaataaaaataactaccaggctagagagatggtttagtgcttaaggtgcttgcttgcctgcaaagccaaaggacccaggtttgattccccagtacccatggaaagccagatgcacaaggtggcacttgagactagaggccctggaacacccattctttctccctttccttacctctttcttccctctcaaataaataaataaaaatttaaaaataacatgcaaCCAAGTATATGGACAACACTATGGGAAATATAGGCAAAGCTGTATGTGCAGTACCACGTATAGGTATTTTAGTCAAAAGCTGATGCCAATGAGCATCTGAGGGCATAAGGATGGACAGTGGGGTGTTGCTCAGCTCCTGGGATCCCTGTTCCCTTGATGACATGGGGGGAGCTCCAAAGCTTGTATTGCCTATCTGTGAGCATCCTAATTTCTCACTTCTCTGTATTGCTCAGTTTTTAGGTTTTCTGCCCTGGGCATATATTCATAATCTTAAAAACTAGATATATTAATGCACACTTGCAATCTCAggtcttgggaggtagagatgggaggctcaggaattcaaggccagcctcagctacacagtgagtttgagaccagcctgacctACATGATACCTgtctgggaaaacaaaacaaaacagaaggaaagCAAATGGGGCTAGCACACATTCCACGTGCAGGTGGGAAGCAGTGGTCCAGCTGGGGTGGAGCTCGGGCTTCGGTCCTGGCCTAACTTCTTGCTACAGGTAGCGGGACTTAGCCCAGCTCCTTACCTGATTTGTTAGTGACTGTTGTGACAACAGTCAGCTTAAGAGAATTATTTTGCAGTTTGAGAATGCAGTCCAtcttggtggggaaggcatggtatcaggagcaggaggcagctggtcacatggcatctacaatcaggaagcagagagcaatgaatgctggtgctcagctttctcctttctttttttcttttttcttttcttttctttttttttttttcaaggtagggtctctctctagctctggctgacctggaattcaccatatagtctcaggatggcctcaagctcacagcaatcttcctacttctgcctcccaagtgctgggattaaaagtgtgtgccaccacgccggctcaggtttctccttttcttaatttaagttttttgaggtaaggttttgctcaggctaacctggaattccctgtgtagtctcagggtggcttcgaactcacggtgatcctcctacctctgcttcctgagtgctgggattaaaggcatgtgccaccatgcctggctagtctccttttttaaaaataatttataggccaggcatggtaggatcgccctgagttcgagaccaccctgagactacacagggagttccaggtcagcctgggctagagtgagaccctaccttgaaaaacaaaaagaaacaaatattttgagagacagagagaggcagacagaattggcatgccagggcctttagccactgctaataaactccggacacatgtgctatattgtgcatctggctttatgtgggtactggagaatcaaacctgcatcctttgactttgcaggcaagtgccttaactgctaggccatctctccagtccaactttgTCTTTATTCAGTCTGTGACCCCAGCCTGTGGAATGGTACCACCTACATTTAGGGTGAGTCTTCCTACTTCAACCTAATCTAGAGACTCCATCACAaacatgccaagagatttgtttccatgatgattttaAATCACATCAAGGTGGTAAGAGTATGACATCTGTACCACCTATCAACCTGACAACcaaacctgttttttttaaaaaattatatatttatttatttgagagtgacagacacagagagaaagacagagggagagaatgggcgcgccagggcttccagcctctgcaaacgaactccagacgtgtgcacccccttgtgcatctggctaacggacctggggaactgagcctcaaaccggggtccttaggcttcacaggcaaatgcttaactgctaagccatctctccagcccccaaaactgttttttaaaaataaattgttgtaaggagggagggctggagagagcatAGGCACagacatctagctttatgtggatactggagaattaaacccaggccaacaagctttgcaagcaagtactttaacagctgagccatctcccctgccccactttatttttcctttggtttttcaaagtagggtctcattcttgcccacgctaacctggagcttattctgtagtctcagggtggtcttgaactcaaggcagacctcctacctctgcttcccaaatgctgggattaaaggtgtgcaccaccatgcccaactaatttttttatttatttgagaacaacagacatagaaagacagatagagggagagagagagaatgggcgcgccagggcttccagcctctgcaaacgaactccagatgcgttcgcccccttgtgcatctggctaacgtgggacctggggaaccgagcctcgaaccagggtccttaggcttcacaggcaagcgcttaaccactaagccatctctccaactaatttttaatatatattttatttatttagagagagaatgggcacactagggtctctaaccactgtaaacatgcatctggctttgtgtgggtactggggaatggaacccaggtcattaggctttgcaggcaagtgccttaaccactgagccatttctccagcctccccagcaaattttatttatttatttatttgtttgtttgttgaggtaggatctcactttagcccaggctgacctggaattcactctgtattctcagggtggccttgaactcagggcagtcctcctacctctgcctcccaagtgctgggagtgtgTGCCAGTCccagcaaatttttaaaaataatgatttgagagagagaatgggtgtaccagggtctcttgatgtaaagaaactccagacacatgcaccacgttgtgcatctggctttatgtggatactagggaattgtacttgagccagaaggctttgcatgaaaacaagcacttttttaaagtaaatttttaaatgtttatttatttgagatagagtcagagagaatgagcatgccagggccttcagccaccacaaacgaactccagatgcatgtgccaccttgtgcatctgtcttacttgggtcctggggaatcaaacctgggtcctttggctttgtgggcaagcaacttaactactaagccatccctcagctcacaaacaagcacttttgattgctaagccatcttcccagcccccaaactgctttttaaaactttatttgcaagagagagcaagcatgtaCCAGGGCTCCccgccactgcaagcgaactccggatgcatgtgcggccttgtgcatctggctttatgtgggttatggggaatcaaacccaggccatcaggctttgctagcaccactgagccatctctctagttcctaaACCACGTTAACTGGTAACATCTCACTACTGCCCCTTAAAGTTACATtttcatctcataatgcaaaatacatTTAGTTTTATCTCTAGAAGTCCTTATTCTTTAATAATCCCCACACTGTTCAAAGGTCTTCTCCTCTGGGAAAGCaatagtttttttgttcatttttatttatttatttgagaatgacagagagagagaaagaggcagatagagagaatgggagcaccagtgtctccagccactgcaaacaaactccagacacatgcacccccttgtgtatatggctaacatgggtcctggggaatggagcctcgaactggggtccttaggcttcacaggcaagtgcttaaccactaagccatctctctagtcccttttaaaatttttttgttcattttttatttatttacttgagagtgacagagaaagaggcagatagaaaaaagcAATAGTTTTAACTAAGAATccctataaaattaataaaacaatttacatcaatggcacagaataatcaTTGCCATTCCAAAAAGGCAGGAATGGGGCACATCcaggaaagattggaccaaagcaagactgaaactcAGTAGGACAAAATCCAAATCCTGCAGTTCTTTGTCCAGTTTGTGGGACTTATGATAGAATCATCAGGGATCCAAAGGACTTGGATAGCTCTGCctttctacctctgctgcctGCAGCACACATGGCCTCTCTCTTGTGCCAGCTCCTCTCCATTCCTGTAGCTTTCCTTGGTAGATATCCCAAGTCCTAGCATCTCCCAACATCCTGAGGTCTCCCTTACTATTTAGGCCTTACCTTCGCAGTAGcctctcagggcctctagccttaaTAATATACTCAGTGACTCTTGACCCATTGTATAAGAAGACTACAGGACcctcctgtattagtcagggttttctatAGGGGCAGAACCGATAGAAGGAATTgtgttaaaagggaatttattggattagcttatggcagcccagcaatagcagtttgcaggcctgagagtcaaggaacacggtagctgctcagtccacgaggttGGATGCCTTTgcagtcccaatccggcactgaaggcctggaggcgtcTACACgaaagcagcactggcagccaggtgggaggaggggatactttcTTCCTAGAGCTTCCTTAAAGGGCCCCCCACCCTAGAGGGAGCTTTATCCTAGGGGAAGGACTTCTTCtcttagttaatccttcctggaagcaacctcagagacctacTTATGAGGAAtgcctgtggattcctaaacagatctaGTTAACACAAAACTTAACTATCAACCCCCCCCAATCTCACATCTTTCATATCTGAATATTAGTGCCATGTGGGTGACACTGCTAAGTTCTTCTACCAGCTTGGAAAGAAGCTTGGCCCCCTTGGACCACAATTATGTCAGTTTTTGTGTACTTACAGCCCAGTACGGTTTTTCCAGCCAAAGGTCCCAAACCTCCACATTGCTCTCTTAAACAATT is part of the Jaculus jaculus isolate mJacJac1 chromosome X, mJacJac1.mat.Y.cur, whole genome shotgun sequence genome and encodes:
- the Emd gene encoding emerin is translated as MDDYAVLSDTELAAVLRQYNIPHGPVVGSTRKLYEKKIFEYETQRRRLSPPNSSSSFYRFSDLDSASVDSDMYDLPKKEDALLYQTKGYNDDYYEESYLTTRTYGEPESVGMSKGFRQPVTSLSDADTFHHQVRDDTLFSSSEEEGKDRERPMYGRDSTYQSIAHFRPISNVSRSSLGLPYYPTSSTSSVSSSSSPSSWLTRRAIRPEKQTPVAGLGQDRQVPLWGQLLLFLVFAAFLLFVYYSMQAEEGNPFWMDP